The proteins below come from a single Dermatophilaceae bacterium Soc4.6 genomic window:
- a CDS encoding PAS domain S-box protein, producing the protein MTGQRAADCGDDRDAATFAAEGARLAALARYDVLDTAPEEAFDDLCQLAAQLCGTPTALVSLVDEGRQWFKARLGLDVCSSDRDIAFCAHALDGQDVLVVPDATADPRFRHNPLVTGPPHIRFYAGAPLITPDGLALGTLCVIDTIPRQLDGQQLGQLAVLARQVMTQLEHRRQAQALALEIAAREVAETAHAATRRVLDGVLEHTDVMVYVKDADGRFLLANGALCSVIGKSAAQVLDHTDADLFGAEEARVFLENDRAVATSGSRQVLAETLTHPDGSVHSYLSTKFPLRDNDGQVYGVAGVSTDVTEITQARTEMAESKQRWKSLVENSPVAVAVYGATDLRFRYANEPAARLYGAESARELIGRSFLSLFADEHRSAYLRRQASILVGETVLAAEATIHGVDGCLRDVEVNAGLVTWNGEPAVQVEMHDITTRVAAAKALRAGEDRFRVLFDTAPIGMMEALPDGTLLAVNPTLCTILGYQAHELIGRPLSMVVDPTDHAPMDAALSTLLGHSAPTSSSVQRIYRRKDGTALPVLLGVNSVWDADGRALRGVGTVVDISARVAAEDRLRETTAELARRQAFTDALLDTVQVGIVACDADGHLTTFNNAARTWHGVDADTRLDPTELARHYDLFHANGTTPLPMEQIPLLVALRDGVVKDLEMVIAPKGRPATRVLCTGQVLRDEHGTVQGAVVAMHDVTVLRADEQRLREHAAFHDGVLAASPDLIYLLDPVQGRNLWSSRNLLDMLGYTTEQVHALGSSIYATLVHPDDVPRLRASNVAGADLADGQVVSMRYRAMAADGGYRWLSRRATPFRRDDEGRITQLLAIARDVTDLVEVEERLTKAALHDPLTGLPNRTLLTDRLELALRRSARTGTSVAILFCDLDGFKNVNDTAGHAAGDAVLRATADRLRGVLRPQDTVARVGGDEFVVILEAAATAGRLDDELANDPLPGTPGGGAPDAVTASYREAVAIAGRIKAVLAQPVAIHDHEHIVTVSIGLTFGRAGDDPEEVLRDADSAMYKAKSRGKDRHEIFSTR; encoded by the coding sequence GTGACGGGTCAACGTGCGGCTGACTGCGGCGACGACCGCGACGCCGCGACCTTCGCGGCCGAGGGGGCCCGGCTGGCGGCGTTGGCACGGTACGACGTCCTCGACACCGCACCGGAGGAGGCGTTCGACGACCTGTGTCAGCTGGCGGCGCAGCTGTGCGGGACGCCGACTGCTCTGGTCAGCCTGGTCGACGAGGGCCGGCAGTGGTTCAAGGCGCGTCTCGGGTTGGACGTGTGCTCGTCCGACCGGGACATCGCCTTCTGCGCGCACGCCCTGGACGGCCAGGACGTGCTGGTCGTCCCCGACGCCACCGCCGATCCCCGCTTTCGCCACAATCCTCTGGTCACGGGCCCACCGCACATCCGGTTCTACGCCGGTGCCCCTCTGATCACCCCTGACGGTCTCGCGCTGGGCACCTTGTGTGTCATCGACACCATCCCCCGCCAGCTGGACGGGCAACAGCTGGGTCAGCTGGCGGTCCTGGCACGCCAAGTCATGACCCAGCTGGAGCACCGGCGCCAGGCTCAGGCACTGGCGCTGGAGATCGCGGCACGTGAGGTCGCCGAGACGGCCCACGCTGCGACCCGGCGGGTGCTTGACGGGGTTCTCGAGCACACGGACGTCATGGTCTACGTCAAGGACGCCGACGGCCGGTTCCTGTTGGCGAACGGGGCCCTGTGCTCGGTGATCGGCAAGTCCGCCGCCCAGGTGCTTGACCACACCGATGCTGACCTCTTCGGAGCCGAGGAGGCACGAGTCTTCCTGGAGAACGATCGAGCTGTCGCGACCAGCGGGAGTCGGCAGGTGCTGGCCGAGACGCTGACTCATCCCGACGGGTCCGTGCACTCCTATCTGTCCACGAAGTTCCCGCTGCGCGACAACGACGGGCAGGTCTACGGCGTCGCTGGTGTCTCCACTGACGTCACCGAGATCACGCAAGCCCGGACCGAGATGGCCGAGTCGAAACAACGCTGGAAGAGCCTGGTCGAGAACAGTCCGGTCGCCGTCGCTGTCTACGGGGCCACCGACCTGCGGTTCCGCTACGCCAACGAGCCCGCCGCCCGTCTATACGGCGCCGAGTCCGCGCGCGAGCTGATCGGCCGCAGCTTCCTGAGCCTCTTCGCTGACGAGCACCGCAGCGCGTACCTGCGCCGACAGGCCTCCATCCTCGTCGGTGAGACCGTCCTGGCCGCTGAGGCCACGATCCACGGGGTCGATGGGTGCCTGAGGGACGTCGAGGTCAACGCTGGCCTGGTCACCTGGAACGGTGAACCCGCTGTCCAGGTGGAGATGCATGACATCACCACACGAGTAGCGGCGGCCAAGGCGCTCCGCGCCGGCGAGGACCGGTTCCGGGTGCTGTTCGACACCGCACCGATCGGCATGATGGAGGCGCTTCCGGACGGGACCCTGTTGGCGGTGAACCCGACGTTGTGCACGATCCTCGGCTACCAGGCGCACGAGCTCATCGGGCGCCCACTGTCGATGGTAGTCGACCCGACCGACCATGCGCCGATGGACGCCGCTCTGAGCACGCTGCTCGGTCACAGCGCACCGACCAGCTCCAGCGTGCAGCGGATCTACCGTCGCAAGGACGGCACCGCCCTTCCGGTGTTGCTGGGCGTCAACTCGGTCTGGGACGCCGACGGCCGGGCGCTGCGAGGCGTCGGAACCGTCGTGGACATCTCCGCCAGGGTGGCGGCTGAGGACCGACTCCGCGAGACCACCGCCGAGCTCGCCCGCCGACAGGCGTTCACCGACGCACTGCTGGACACCGTGCAGGTCGGCATCGTCGCCTGCGACGCCGACGGGCACCTGACGACGTTCAACAACGCCGCGCGCACCTGGCACGGCGTCGACGCCGACACCCGCCTGGACCCGACCGAGCTGGCCCGTCACTACGACCTGTTTCACGCCAACGGGACGACACCGCTGCCCATGGAGCAGATCCCGCTGCTGGTCGCACTGCGCGACGGCGTGGTCAAGGACCTGGAAATGGTGATCGCCCCGAAGGGACGTCCGGCCACGCGGGTGCTGTGCACCGGTCAGGTGCTGCGCGACGAGCACGGCACCGTCCAGGGTGCTGTCGTTGCCATGCACGACGTCACGGTGCTGCGCGCCGACGAGCAGCGGCTGCGCGAGCACGCCGCGTTCCACGATGGCGTCCTCGCGGCCAGCCCCGACCTGATCTACCTCCTCGACCCCGTCCAGGGCAGAAATTTGTGGAGCTCACGCAACCTGCTGGACATGCTCGGCTACACCACTGAGCAGGTCCACGCCCTTGGATCCAGCATCTACGCGACCTTGGTGCACCCCGACGACGTGCCGCGGCTGCGCGCGTCGAACGTGGCCGGTGCTGACCTCGCCGACGGGCAGGTCGTCTCCATGCGCTATCGGGCCATGGCCGCTGATGGTGGCTACCGCTGGCTGTCCAGGCGCGCCACGCCCTTCCGGCGGGATGATGAGGGCCGTATCACCCAGCTGCTGGCCATCGCCCGTGATGTCACCGACCTGGTCGAAGTCGAGGAGCGACTGACCAAGGCCGCCCTGCACGACCCACTCACCGGCCTACCCAACCGCACGCTGCTGACCGACCGCCTCGAGCTGGCCTTGCGTCGCTCCGCGCGCACCGGGACCAGCGTGGCGATCTTGTTCTGCGACCTCGACGGGTTCAAGAACGTGAACGACACCGCCGGTCACGCCGCCGGTGACGCCGTCCTGCGCGCCACAGCCGACCGCCTGCGTGGCGTGCTTCGCCCCCAGGACACCGTCGCCCGAGTTGGCGGCGACGAGTTCGTCGTCATTCTTGAGGCGGCCGCAACCGCAGGCAGACTGGACGACGAGTTAGCTAACGACCCCCTGCCGGGCACCCCAGGCGGCGGCGCACCCGACGCCGTCACCGCCTCGTACCGGGAGGCCGTCGCGATCGCCGGCCGGATCAAAGCAGTGCTGGCCCAACCGGTCGCCATCCACGACCACGAGCACATCGTCACGGTCAGCATCGGCCTGACGTTCGGTCGGGCCGGTGACGACCCTGAGGAGGTGCTGCGCGACGCCGACAGCGCCATGTACAAAGCCAAGTCACGCGGCAAGGACCGACACGAGATCTTCAGCACCAGGTGA
- a CDS encoding NAD(P)/FAD-dependent oxidoreductase, giving the protein MSQHFELIVIGAGMAGVAAANKCAAQGWQVAIVDALPYGGTCALRGCDPKKILRRGAEIIDSARLMRGKGIDDVDLSINWADLMKHKHGFTDPLPQNMEDGLTSSGVTTLHGHARFTGSRQLEIDGVSYDADRFLVATGARPRPLDFPGHEHLIDSTDFLDLDELPARIVFVGGGFISFEFAHIAARAGSSPVIVDRGERPLKGFDPDLVELLVQRGQQVGIDLRRTTTIVDVQPCEGGYQVTLEHAGTHERIETDLVVHGAGRVADLADLGLDAAGVEWGERGIQVADHLQNMTNPAIWAAGDSADTDGMPLTPVAVFEAKVAASNMIKDTTTTPDYAGIPTAVFTIPELARVGMLESDARTAGIDLAVRYSDTSGWYSNYRIGETTAAAKILIDQSTDKIVGAHLLGPEYGELINTLGLAIKVGLTTRQLKSATAAYPTVGSDLGSML; this is encoded by the coding sequence ATGAGCCAGCACTTCGAACTGATCGTCATCGGCGCCGGCATGGCCGGTGTCGCGGCCGCGAACAAGTGCGCAGCCCAGGGGTGGCAGGTGGCCATCGTCGATGCCCTCCCCTACGGCGGCACATGCGCGTTGCGGGGTTGCGATCCGAAGAAGATCCTGCGTCGAGGAGCCGAGATCATCGACAGCGCACGCCTGATGCGCGGCAAGGGCATCGACGACGTGGACCTCTCGATCAACTGGGCCGACCTGATGAAGCACAAGCACGGCTTCACCGACCCGCTTCCCCAGAACATGGAAGACGGGCTGACGAGCAGTGGCGTCACCACCTTGCACGGCCACGCCAGGTTCACCGGTTCACGCCAGCTCGAGATCGATGGCGTCTCCTACGACGCGGATCGCTTCCTGGTGGCCACCGGCGCCCGACCCCGCCCCCTGGACTTCCCGGGTCACGAGCACCTGATCGACAGCACCGACTTCCTGGACCTCGATGAGCTCCCGGCCCGGATCGTGTTCGTCGGCGGTGGTTTCATCTCCTTCGAGTTCGCCCATATCGCGGCCCGGGCCGGCAGCTCGCCGGTCATTGTCGACCGTGGCGAGCGTCCGTTGAAGGGCTTCGACCCTGATCTCGTCGAGCTCCTGGTCCAGCGCGGCCAGCAGGTCGGCATCGACCTGCGTCGCACCACCACGATCGTGGACGTGCAGCCCTGCGAAGGTGGCTACCAGGTCACTCTCGAGCACGCCGGCACCCACGAGAGGATCGAGACCGACCTGGTCGTCCACGGCGCGGGACGGGTCGCCGACCTCGCCGACCTGGGTCTCGACGCCGCCGGCGTCGAGTGGGGAGAGCGCGGCATCCAGGTCGCGGACCACCTGCAGAACATGACCAACCCGGCGATCTGGGCCGCCGGGGACTCTGCCGACACCGACGGGATGCCGCTGACCCCGGTCGCGGTCTTCGAGGCCAAGGTCGCCGCGTCCAACATGATCAAGGACACCACCACAACCCCGGACTACGCGGGCATCCCGACGGCGGTCTTCACGATCCCCGAGCTCGCGCGCGTCGGCATGCTCGAGTCCGATGCCCGCACCGCCGGGATCGACCTCGCCGTGCGCTACTCCGACACCAGCGGCTGGTACTCCAACTACCGGATCGGGGAGACCACCGCGGCAGCGAAGATCCTCATCGACCAGTCAACCGACAAGATCGTGGGCGCTCACCTCCTCGGACCCGAGTACGGCGAGCTGATCAACACCCTCGGTCTGGCCATCAAGGTCGGCCTCACCACCCGCCAGCTCAAGTCCGCGACTGCGGCCTACCCCACCGTCGGATCCGACCTCGGATCCATGCTCTGA
- the cobF gene encoding precorrin-6A synthase (deacetylating): protein MSTVGPRRVWVIGIGAGSPEHVTQQAISALNEVDHFLVADKGETTGQLVALRRAVCDRFIDPSRSYELVTVADPERGPDARRGTEAYEHGVADWHAARAATYVRIIEGLAPDAVVGFLVWGDPAFYDSTIRIVESIAARTPLDVQVVPGISAFQALAAAHKMVLHGVGQPVHVTTGRRLAQEWRPDLGTVVVMLDGRLACRELVARAPELVIRWGAYLGMPQEELRAGRLADVIDELVAVRATLRERHGWIMDVYTLSAS from the coding sequence ATGAGCACCGTTGGCCCCCGGAGGGTCTGGGTCATCGGCATCGGGGCCGGCTCACCCGAGCACGTCACCCAGCAGGCCATCTCGGCCCTCAACGAGGTCGACCACTTCCTCGTCGCTGACAAGGGCGAAACCACCGGGCAGCTGGTCGCGCTCCGTCGTGCGGTGTGCGACCGCTTCATCGACCCCTCTCGCAGCTACGAGCTCGTGACCGTGGCCGACCCGGAGCGCGGGCCCGATGCCCGGCGGGGCACGGAGGCATACGAGCATGGTGTGGCCGACTGGCACGCCGCACGGGCGGCGACCTACGTGCGGATCATCGAGGGGCTGGCTCCGGATGCCGTCGTCGGCTTCCTCGTCTGGGGCGACCCCGCCTTCTACGACAGCACGATCCGCATCGTCGAGTCCATCGCCGCGCGCACGCCGCTCGACGTTCAGGTCGTGCCCGGCATCTCGGCCTTCCAGGCCCTGGCCGCAGCGCACAAGATGGTCCTGCACGGAGTCGGGCAGCCGGTCCACGTCACCACCGGACGGCGCCTGGCGCAGGAGTGGCGGCCCGACCTGGGGACCGTGGTGGTGATGCTCGACGGGCGCCTCGCCTGCCGTGAGCTCGTCGCCCGCGCGCCGGAGCTGGTGATCAGGTGGGGCGCCTACCTCGGCATGCCCCAGGAAGAGCTGAGGGCCGGCCGGCTCGCCGACGTCATCGACGAGCTCGTCGCCGTGCGGGCGACCCTGCGCGAACGTCACGGCTGGATCATGGACGTCTACACGCTGTCCGCCTCTTGA
- a CDS encoding histidine phosphatase family protein, which translates to MPTVHVHLVRHGQSTWNREGRLQGQTIHPPLTELGRSQAVRAATTVAGLLDGPAVLWSSDLVRAAKTASVIGTRIGLPVLHDEALREQSLGRLEGRLARSLQAEPTPPDMHVGDIRWGGGESTADVYRRMGRFLEREVPRPTRDSGRGQHLVLVSHGDAIRVARAWLLGRGHRDLHWDSLPNGSVTSVQLGRQD; encoded by the coding sequence GTGCCCACCGTCCACGTCCACCTGGTCCGCCACGGGCAGTCGACCTGGAACAGGGAGGGGCGCCTTCAGGGTCAGACCATCCACCCTCCCCTCACGGAGCTCGGCCGGAGTCAGGCGGTGAGGGCAGCCACCACGGTCGCCGGTCTGCTCGACGGTCCCGCGGTTCTGTGGAGCAGCGACCTGGTCCGTGCCGCCAAGACCGCCTCGGTGATCGGCACCCGCATCGGACTCCCGGTGCTCCACGACGAGGCCCTGCGTGAGCAGTCCCTCGGTCGCCTCGAGGGCAGGCTGGCCCGCTCCCTGCAGGCCGAGCCGACCCCGCCCGACATGCACGTCGGCGACATTCGCTGGGGTGGGGGAGAGAGCACCGCCGACGTCTATCGACGCATGGGCCGGTTTCTCGAGCGGGAGGTGCCGAGACCGACACGGGACTCCGGCCGAGGGCAGCACCTCGTGCTGGTGAGTCACGGCGACGCGATCAGGGTGGCACGGGCGTGGCTGCTGGGTCGTGGTCATCGTGACCTGCACTGGGACAGCTTGCCCAACGGGAGCGTGACGTCGGTCCAGCTCGGTCGACAGGACTGA
- a CDS encoding cobyric acid synthase codes for MAGLLVTGTTSDAGKSLVVTGICRAWARAGVRVAPFKSQNMSNNSMVCVDGSEIGRAQYLQAQAARVVASSLHNPVLLKPGSDRRAFVVLRGRPAGELGAGEYAAGRAHLSEAAYEAYEELASSVDVVVCEGAGSPAEVNLRAGDYVNMGLAQRFRLPTLVVADIDRGGALAAVVGTWTLLSPQDRALVRGYVMNKFRGDHDVLAPGLGVISDRTGLPWLGTIPWLDDVWIDSEDALSVGRWSTPAPDASAPDPLRVAVVRFPRTSNATDVDALAAEPGVEVQVTTDLSVCRDADLLVLPGSRATVSDLAWLRARGLADVVASRVAAERPVLGVCGGYEMLGSSIDDPVESSAGVVAGLGHLAATTRFGVDKVLGRPQGSWKGHPVNGYEIHHGVVAAEPSFPGGTTSGAVWGTIWHGTLECDDFRRAWLAEVAAAAGSAWQPQSGAPSFASRREAMIDLLADAVTAHLDLDRLLAWARGEPG; via the coding sequence GTGGCTGGCCTCCTCGTGACCGGGACGACGTCGGACGCCGGCAAGTCACTCGTCGTCACCGGCATCTGCCGGGCGTGGGCCCGTGCCGGCGTGCGCGTCGCACCTTTCAAGAGCCAGAACATGTCCAACAACTCGATGGTCTGCGTCGACGGCTCGGAGATCGGGAGGGCGCAGTACCTCCAGGCGCAGGCCGCCCGCGTGGTGGCGTCGTCGCTTCACAACCCGGTGCTGCTCAAGCCCGGCTCGGACCGTCGCGCCTTCGTCGTGCTGCGCGGGCGTCCGGCCGGCGAGCTGGGCGCAGGTGAGTACGCCGCCGGGCGCGCGCACCTGTCCGAGGCGGCATACGAGGCTTACGAGGAGCTGGCCAGCTCGGTCGACGTCGTTGTGTGCGAGGGCGCGGGATCGCCGGCCGAGGTCAACCTGCGCGCCGGTGACTACGTCAACATGGGTCTGGCCCAACGCTTTCGGCTGCCGACCCTCGTCGTCGCGGACATCGACCGCGGTGGCGCACTGGCTGCCGTCGTCGGCACCTGGACCCTGCTGTCCCCGCAGGACCGGGCACTGGTGCGCGGCTATGTGATGAACAAGTTCCGAGGAGACCACGACGTCCTCGCGCCGGGGTTGGGAGTCATCTCCGACCGCACCGGCCTGCCCTGGCTGGGTACGATCCCGTGGCTCGACGACGTCTGGATCGACTCCGAGGACGCCCTGTCGGTCGGGCGCTGGAGCACGCCCGCGCCCGACGCCTCGGCGCCCGATCCCCTGCGGGTGGCCGTGGTGCGCTTTCCCCGCACCTCCAACGCCACCGACGTCGACGCCTTGGCCGCCGAGCCGGGGGTCGAGGTCCAGGTGACGACCGACCTGTCCGTATGCCGCGACGCCGACCTCCTGGTCCTGCCGGGCTCGCGGGCCACGGTGTCCGACCTCGCCTGGCTGCGCGCTCGGGGGCTCGCCGACGTCGTCGCCTCACGGGTAGCGGCGGAGCGTCCTGTCCTCGGTGTGTGCGGGGGCTACGAGATGCTCGGGTCGAGCATCGACGACCCCGTCGAGTCGTCGGCTGGCGTCGTCGCCGGGCTCGGCCACCTCGCGGCGACGACCCGGTTCGGGGTCGACAAGGTGCTGGGTCGCCCGCAGGGGTCCTGGAAGGGTCACCCGGTCAACGGCTACGAGATCCACCACGGTGTGGTGGCGGCCGAGCCCAGCTTTCCCGGGGGGACGACCTCCGGGGCCGTGTGGGGCACCATCTGGCACGGGACGCTGGAGTGCGACGACTTCCGGCGGGCCTGGCTCGCCGAGGTCGCCGCGGCAGCTGGCTCCGCGTGGCAGCCGCAGTCAGGAGCGCCGTCCTTCGCCTCGCGCCGGGAGGCGATGATCGACCTGCTCGCCGACGCCGTCACCGCGCACCTCGACCTCGACCGGCTGCTCGCGTGGGCGAGGGGCGAGCCGGGATGA
- a CDS encoding heavy metal-responsive transcriptional regulator: protein MRIGEVAVAAGVPTQTIRFYERRGLLPPPLRGPNGYREYDASVLGRLAFIRSGQAAGLTLVEVASILDLRREGAVPCAHVQSLLATKLGDVEARQRELAALETELRQLLGRSRLLDPADCTDQQICHIIAPPD, encoded by the coding sequence ATGCGCATCGGAGAGGTAGCCGTCGCGGCGGGCGTGCCTACGCAGACCATCCGCTTCTACGAGCGCCGGGGTTTGCTTCCCCCACCGCTGCGGGGCCCCAACGGGTACCGGGAGTACGACGCCTCGGTCCTGGGACGGCTTGCGTTCATCCGCAGCGGGCAGGCAGCGGGCCTCACCCTGGTCGAGGTCGCCAGCATCCTCGATCTGCGCCGCGAAGGCGCTGTTCCGTGTGCCCACGTACAGTCGTTGCTGGCGACGAAGCTAGGTGACGTTGAGGCGCGACAGCGCGAGCTGGCCGCTCTCGAGACGGAGCTCAGGCAGCTCCTCGGTCGTAGTCGGCTGCTTGACCCAGCGGACTGCACCGACCAGCAGATCTGTCACATCATCGCCCCGCCAGACTGA
- the bluB gene encoding 5,6-dimethylbenzimidazole synthase gives MSGTWSRPVPVVGDATSARERAQDPRGWAMGDDVVRALAAVVSGRRDIRRYRPDPVPDDLLDEVLAAGHRGPSVGHSQPWRFVVVRDRSVRERAAHLADRARLAQAEHLDDDRAARLLDLKLEGLREAPVGIVVACDRRTSARGVLGRATFPDADLWSSACAIENMWLTARAHGLGLGWVTLFDPSELASLLELPPGVETLGWLCLGWPDERPPDPGLERAAWSRRVPLSEVVMHDRWPAADRATAPPESHLRGPTQARLVEATDGADEILAPPEALGVLDRVLNRVESVAVCPVVGGTLVLAASDHPVAALGVSAYPTHVTRDVAAAAVAGSSMGAVAAASAGLDVTVVDAGLDGPALPGAQALRPLDPRGDLASSDALSAADVERLVEGGRAVGRRAARTGLVVLGEVGIGNTTVAAALACALLGLTPSEAVGLGAGADSGILERKQEVVAAALARTARVRAEAGAPRDHVDICLRTLGGPEVAALTGVVLGAVGAHAVVVLDGLCTSLAGVLAVRLEPAVQSHLVAGQVSRERAHTAVLRELGLEPLLSLRLRAGEGVGGSFAASLLLQGLRMRTMVARTVP, from the coding sequence GTGAGCGGCACCTGGTCGCGGCCGGTCCCCGTCGTGGGAGACGCGACGAGCGCGCGCGAGCGGGCGCAGGACCCGCGGGGGTGGGCCATGGGCGACGACGTCGTCCGGGCGCTCGCGGCGGTCGTGTCCGGTCGCCGTGACATCCGACGCTACCGGCCCGACCCGGTGCCCGACGACCTGCTCGACGAGGTGCTGGCCGCGGGGCACCGCGGGCCGAGCGTCGGCCACTCCCAACCGTGGCGGTTCGTCGTCGTGCGAGATCGGTCCGTCCGTGAGCGAGCCGCGCACCTGGCCGACCGGGCGCGACTGGCCCAGGCCGAGCACCTCGACGACGACCGCGCAGCAAGGCTCCTCGACCTCAAGCTCGAGGGGCTGCGGGAGGCGCCGGTCGGGATCGTCGTGGCCTGCGACCGGCGGACGTCGGCCCGTGGGGTGCTAGGGCGGGCGACCTTCCCCGACGCCGACCTCTGGTCGAGTGCCTGCGCCATCGAGAACATGTGGCTGACCGCCCGCGCCCACGGCCTCGGCCTGGGCTGGGTGACCCTCTTCGACCCGAGCGAGCTGGCCAGCCTGCTCGAGCTCCCGCCGGGCGTGGAGACCCTGGGGTGGCTGTGCCTCGGGTGGCCGGACGAGCGCCCTCCGGACCCCGGTCTGGAACGTGCCGCCTGGTCCCGGAGGGTACCGCTGTCGGAGGTCGTGATGCACGACCGCTGGCCGGCCGCCGACCGGGCCACGGCGCCTCCCGAGTCACACCTGCGAGGGCCCACGCAGGCACGCCTCGTGGAGGCCACGGACGGTGCGGACGAGATCCTGGCCCCGCCCGAGGCCCTCGGCGTGCTCGACCGTGTGCTCAACCGGGTGGAGTCCGTGGCCGTGTGCCCGGTCGTCGGTGGGACGCTGGTGCTGGCCGCCTCCGACCACCCGGTGGCCGCGCTCGGGGTGAGCGCCTACCCGACCCACGTGACCCGCGACGTCGCAGCCGCAGCCGTCGCGGGCTCCTCGATGGGGGCGGTGGCCGCCGCCTCCGCCGGGCTGGATGTGACCGTTGTCGACGCAGGGCTGGACGGCCCCGCCCTGCCGGGTGCGCAGGCCTTGCGCCCCCTGGACCCGCGCGGTGACCTCGCCTCGAGCGACGCCCTCTCCGCAGCTGACGTGGAGCGGCTCGTCGAGGGTGGTCGCGCGGTGGGCCGACGCGCCGCGCGGACCGGGCTGGTCGTCCTCGGCGAGGTGGGCATCGGCAACACCACGGTTGCCGCGGCCCTGGCCTGCGCACTGCTCGGGCTCACTCCGAGCGAGGCCGTCGGACTCGGAGCAGGGGCTGACAGCGGCATCCTCGAGCGCAAGCAAGAGGTGGTTGCCGCCGCGCTGGCGCGCACCGCGCGTGTCCGGGCCGAGGCAGGTGCTCCCCGCGACCACGTCGACATCTGCCTGCGCACCCTCGGCGGTCCCGAGGTCGCCGCTCTCACCGGTGTCGTCCTCGGCGCGGTCGGAGCTCACGCGGTGGTGGTGCTCGACGGGCTGTGCACCTCACTGGCTGGCGTGCTCGCCGTCCGCCTCGAGCCGGCGGTGCAGTCCCACCTCGTCGCCGGCCAGGTGTCACGGGAGCGCGCCCACACGGCTGTGCTGCGCGAGCTGGGGCTGGAGCCCCTTCTCTCCCTGCGGTTGCGCGCCGGTGAGGGCGTCGGTGGCAGCTTCGCCGCGTCCTTGTTGCTGCAGGGGCTGAGGATGCGCACGATGGTCGCCCGGACCGTGCCCTGA